The bacterium genomic sequence TACGAGTCCTTGTTTTTGAACTTCGCGATAAGCCCAGCTTGCCTGTACAGTCAGCGACCAGATGGTCATTGTCATTACAAATAGCATGGGAATCAGAGCAAACCAGAAGGGGCGTCCCGCCGTCTTTAACCATACGCAAATGCAAAGCAAACTCAATGCGGCAAGCAACTGATTGCTGGTTCCAAAGAGAGTCCAGAAAAGTTGCCAGGCGCCTTCGCGGGAAATCATCAACAGACCGGCCGGTAAGAGGATCGTGATTGCGGTTGCAATCAATGCTCCTTTGCGTCCTTGAAATCCGAACAATTCTTGCAAAATGTATCGTCCCAGGCGCGTGGCCACGTCTAAAGTGTCAAATACGAAAGTGGAAAATGCCATCGCGCCGAAGGTTGCCGCGAGCAGAAATTGATCTTCGCCGATGATTACAGTCAGGAAACGGCCGATTCCATCGCCGTAAATTTTTCCGGGTTTCAATCCTTGCAAGGCTTCCGGCGCCGCGATCATCACGGTGGAAAGCGCAATCAATGCCACAAATCCTTCCAACAACATGCTTCCGTAACCTATCGGCCTGCAATGTGACTCCCTGGATACCTGCTTTGAGGTGGTTCCGGATGCCACAAGACCATGAAAGCCGGAACAAGCACCGCATGCAATTGTCACAAAAAGAAAGGGGAACAACGCGCCTGTAAGGCCTGGTCCTTGCCAGGTCATGAACGCTTTTTGCTGGATCGGGAAATCGCCGAAAAAGAGTCCGATCACACCGATCGAAAGAGCAATGTATAGGATGAATCCACCAAGATAACCGCGCGGTTGAAGTAAAAGCCAAACAGGCAAAAGAGAAGCCACGAAACAATAAACGAGAATGGCGAGTATCCAGGTTGAAGAGCTGAATACTAATAGTGTAGAAATTTTTGTCCCGGCCCAGACTGCAGCCAGTGAGAGCGGAACAAAAACGATTGTCTGATAGAACAGCGTAAGGTTGAATCGCCGCTGAATCAATCCCATCACAACAGCAAGAAGTAGATAGATTATGCTTGCCGCCGCGACAGCTCCACCACGATTGAAGGTGACCCCGAGCCCTTCCAGTTCTTCGCTTTTTCCAACGAAAGTGCTCGCTGTGATATCGGTGAAGGCCATGATCACGTACAACAACGCGATCCAGATGAAGAGCATCATTGCGTACCACGCTCGTGGTCCGAGACGGTGTCTTACTATCTCGGCAATGGACCTAGCTTGATGCCGGACAGATGCCATTAAGGCTGAGAAGTCATGAACGGCGCCGATAAAAATCGCTCCCAATCCAATCCAGAGAAGGCAGGGAAGCCAGCCGAATTGCTGGCACGCGATGATCGGTCCGGCAATGGGACCAGCCGCCGCAATCGCGCTGAAATGTTGTCCCATTAAATAAAATGGTTTTGTGGGAGTATAATCCTGTCCGTCGTTATACACTTCTGCAGGCGTGGGCAATTCCTGATCGAGCTTGTATTTGTTTTCCACATACCGGCTGTAGAAACGGTAACCAAGCGCAAGAAACGCCATGAAAACGATTGTGAGAAGCGCAAGACTCATAACACATTTTCATCTTACTACAATTGGCATATATTCCTCTTTGAGCCTATTAATTCTGGGATATTATTTTTTCACCGCAGAGTACGCAGAGGGCGCAGAGATAAATAGAATATTTCTTTGTTGTCTCGGCGTCCTCTGCGGTTAATTATGGAGCGTAAATGAATCGATTAACGCAGGAAAAGAGTCCTTATCTTCTACAACATTCCGATAACCCGGTCGATTGGTACCCCTGGGGCGACGAAGCTTTTGAAACAGCGCGCCGCGAAAACAAACCGGTTCTGCTTTCCATCGGTTATTCCACGTGTCACTGGTGCCATGTCATGGAACATGAATCCTTTGAGGATCAGGAAGTGGCTGCTTTGATGAACGATGCCTTTGTTTGTGTGAAGGTGGATCGTGAAGAACGTCCCGACATCGATAACATCTATATGACCGTGTGCCAGATGTTGACCGGAAGCGGTGGTTGGCCGCTGACAATGTTTCTTACCCCGGACAAGCAGCCTTTTTTTGCAGGGACTTATATTCCGAAACACGATCGATTTGGACGTCCCGGTCTTCTGGAAATGATTCCACGCATCAAGGAATTGTGGAAACTAAAACAGCCTGACGTTTCCCGTTCTGCAGCGGAGATCACACAGGCATTGCAGCAAGCCTCTGCAGACACATCGGGTGAGATTCTGAACGAATCCGCAGTGAAAGCAGGATTCGAGCAACTGGCTCGCCGATTTGATCGCGTTTTTGGAGGCTTTGGAGACGCTCCCAAATTTCCAACTCCGCATCAGCATCTGTTTTTGCTTCGCTACTGGAAGAGAACGGGAGATGCACGTGCTTTGGAGATGGTGGAAAAAACTCTGGAGGCAATGCGTCAGGGGGGGATCTACGATCATGTTGGATTTGGATTCCATCGTTACTCTACGGATCGTGAATGGCTGGTTCCACATTTTGAAAAGATGCTTTACGATCAGGCGCTCCTCAGCATGGCCTACATTGAAGCGCATCAAGCGACGCGTAAAGAGGAATTCGCTGAGATCGCGCGCGAAATCTATGAATATGTTCTGCGCGACATGACCGATCCGGAAGGCGGTTTCTATTCAGCTGAAGACGCCGATAGCGAAGGCGTGGAAGGAAAATTCTATGTCTGGAAAGCGGAAGAACTGGAGCAAATCCTGGGTGATGAAGCCTCCTTCTTTTTTGAGATTTTCAACATCGAACGGAACGGAAATTTCCTGGAACAGGTGATCGGTCACCGCACCGGCGATAACATCATCTACCGCACAAAACCATGGGGAGTGCTCGGCTCAGAAAGGAAGCTCGAAGAACAACTGTTGCGACTGCGCATCGAAGAGGCGCGGAAAAAATTGTTTCAAGTTCGCGAAGCGCGCGTTCATCCGTTGAAAGATGACAAAATACTCGCAGATTGGAACGGATTGATGATTGCCTCTTTCGCAAAAGCTGCAGCAGCCCTGGCAGAACCGAAATACGCAGAAGCGGCCAGCCGTTCTGCAAACTTCATTCTGAATAAAATGCGGAAACAGGATGGGTCTCTGATCCATCGCTATCGTAGCGGAGAAGCCGCGCTTCAAGCGCATGTGGATGATTACGCATTTCTTGTGTACGGGCTGATCGAACTTTACCAGACAACTTTCGAAGTTTCGTTTCTGAAGAATGCAATCGAACTAAATGACCACATGCTTCGTCATTTCTGGGATGAACCAGCCGGTGGTTTCTTCTTCACAAGCGACACCGGGGAGCAGATGCTGGTCCGCACAAAGGAAGTTTACGATGGTGCTGTGCCGTCCGGAAACTCGGTTGCTTATTTCAATTTGCTTCGTTTGGGGCGCATCACGGCGAATCCGGAACTCGAGCGAAAAGCGGAACAGCTGGAACGTGCCTTCGCCGGTCAGATCGGCCATCTTCCTTCCGCGTATACCCAGTTCCTGATCGGTCTCGATTTTCGGATCGGGCCTGCTTACGAAGTGGTGGTAGCGGGACGTCCGGAAACAGGGGATACTGCGGAAATGCTAGTAGCTTTGCAGAAAGTGTTTGCGCCTCGCAAGGTTCTTGTTTTTCGCCCGGAGCAAGAAGGCATTCCCGAAATCTCGCGTTTTGCCCCTTATACTGTGCCGCAAAAAAGCATCGATGGCAAAGCTGCAGCTTACATCTGCCAGAACTATGTCTGCAATCTTCCGACAACAGATGTCAGAGAAGCAATTGAACAATTGAAGTAGTGGCAGAGCATTTTCCAGACTGCGTGTATGAGCATGCTGCGTACCTAACTCATTTTTTCTTCGAAGTTATCACAGGTGCGAAAATGCTCTGCTTCCATCCGGGGCCAGCAGAGCATTTACTCTCGCGAGAGTCCGCCTGCGCTATCGAAAACATTCTGCGCAAACAGATCTGTTCAAATACAATGGCAAATGCTCTGCCACTACCACCTGATTATCGCTTCCACCAACCCTTGCATTGTAAATTCTTCTGCCTCTATGGCTGGTTCCACCCCATATTCGCGTAGAGTTTCAGCTGTAATCGGGCCGATGCAGGCAACAGGAA encodes the following:
- a CDS encoding carbon starvation protein A, coding for MSLALLTIVFMAFLALGYRFYSRYVENKYKLDQELPTPAEVYNDGQDYTPTKPFYLMGQHFSAIAAAGPIAGPIIACQQFGWLPCLLWIGLGAIFIGAVHDFSALMASVRHQARSIAEIVRHRLGPRAWYAMMLFIWIALLYVIMAFTDITASTFVGKSEELEGLGVTFNRGGAVAAASIIYLLLAVVMGLIQRRFNLTLFYQTIVFVPLSLAAVWAGTKISTLLVFSSSTWILAILVYCFVASLLPVWLLLQPRGYLGGFILYIALSIGVIGLFFGDFPIQQKAFMTWQGPGLTGALFPFLFVTIACGACSGFHGLVASGTTSKQVSRESHCRPIGYGSMLLEGFVALIALSTVMIAAPEALQGLKPGKIYGDGIGRFLTVIIGEDQFLLAATFGAMAFSTFVFDTLDVATRLGRYILQELFGFQGRKGALIATAITILLPAGLLMISREGAWQLFWTLFGTSNQLLAALSLLCICVWLKTAGRPFWFALIPMLFVMTMTIWSLTVQASWAYREVQKQGLVLNATFMNGLICLLLIFLAGMMAFEAIRKSDTTTPMVSAPACD
- a CDS encoding thioredoxin domain-containing protein, with product MNRLTQEKSPYLLQHSDNPVDWYPWGDEAFETARRENKPVLLSIGYSTCHWCHVMEHESFEDQEVAALMNDAFVCVKVDREERPDIDNIYMTVCQMLTGSGGWPLTMFLTPDKQPFFAGTYIPKHDRFGRPGLLEMIPRIKELWKLKQPDVSRSAAEITQALQQASADTSGEILNESAVKAGFEQLARRFDRVFGGFGDAPKFPTPHQHLFLLRYWKRTGDARALEMVEKTLEAMRQGGIYDHVGFGFHRYSTDREWLVPHFEKMLYDQALLSMAYIEAHQATRKEEFAEIAREIYEYVLRDMTDPEGGFYSAEDADSEGVEGKFYVWKAEELEQILGDEASFFFEIFNIERNGNFLEQVIGHRTGDNIIYRTKPWGVLGSERKLEEQLLRLRIEEARKKLFQVREARVHPLKDDKILADWNGLMIASFAKAAAALAEPKYAEAASRSANFILNKMRKQDGSLIHRYRSGEAALQAHVDDYAFLVYGLIELYQTTFEVSFLKNAIELNDHMLRHFWDEPAGGFFFTSDTGEQMLVRTKEVYDGAVPSGNSVAYFNLLRLGRITANPELERKAEQLERAFAGQIGHLPSAYTQFLIGLDFRIGPAYEVVVAGRPETGDTAEMLVALQKVFAPRKVLVFRPEQEGIPEISRFAPYTVPQKSIDGKAAAYICQNYVCNLPTTDVREAIEQLK